actgaagatctcgttcaacgctgtgtactactcccttcacagaacagagcaaactggctctaaccagaatagaaagagtggtgggaggccccggtgcacaactgagcaagaggacaagtacattagagtgtctagtttgagaaacagatgcctcacaagtcctcaactggcagcttcatagtacccgcaaaacaccagtctcaacctcaacagtgaagaggcgactccgggatgctggcagcaggggttcaaactctagaacccagttcctacatttgaatataaaaatgttttttatcaaacaaaactatgctacattttatctctgggaccctctgtatgacaaatcagagcaagattactgaatgtaagtacaatatttataccattttaaaggaaacactttgaacttAGTGAAAATTTGAAACGAATGtatgagaatataacacattagatatggtaaaagataatacaaaggaaaaaaaatgttgttttttaatcAGATTTTTtctatcatctttgaaatgcaagagaaaggccacaatgtattattccagtttaggcacaatttagattttggccactagatggcagtaatgtatgtgcaaagttttacactgatccaatgaaccattgcatgtctgcccaaatgtgcctaattggttatttaatacattttcaagttcataactgtgcactctcctcaaacaatagcatggtattctttcactgtaatatctactgtaaataggacagtgtagttagattaacaataatttaagctttctgcccatatcacaTATTTCTATGTCCTGAAATGTTCTAgtttcttacaacctcatgctaatcacattagctcaTGTTTGCTCAACCGTCCCATGGAGAGAATTGTAAAAGTTTCTAGCAATGATTGTATCTAAGGaaggaaatatatatattccCAAATATTTAAAGTAGAAATTTAGTCCTCCATCTGGGTCTTAAGAAGCAGTAGGGCAGATTTGGTTGGATTTATTTTATAACTTGAGATGGAACTGAATTTGAATATGATCTTTAAAGCGTTTGGGCGGGATTGAGAGACATTTTCTAGATAAAGTACGATATCATCGCTGTATAATGAGATGACGTGATCTGCAGAATTGAGAGATATTGATGTAATTTCTTTCGATTGTCAAATTTGCCTAGGCCAGGGGTTCCATAGACAATAAAAAAACATTGGTGAGATGGGATGACCTTTCCTGCTACTTCTAGTCATttggaacagaacagagcaggtattgGCTGTTATTGCCTATTGTAATCATATCAATGAAATTGGTTATttggaacagaacagagcaggtattgCCAGGTATTGCCTATTGTAATCATATCAATGAAATTGGAGCCAAGTCCCATACTGTACATTCCAAAACCGACCAAAGATGTGACCATTCCAGTCCATCAAAAGCTTTTTCTGCGTCGAGAGAGAGAACTGCCCAAGGAGCTTTGGTTTCTGATGAAGCATGTAAGATATGTAATAGACAACGGAGGTTATCGGGGATAATCGTTTTTTACAAACCTGCTTTGGTCCGGATGTACCAATTTGGGTAAGTGAGTTTTGAGACTGGATGGCATGATTTGAGaaaatagtttaatatctgtgtcTATCAAAGATAAGGGCGATAGTGAGAGCACTTGTTGGCATCCTTACCTTTTTTTTATGAAAGCGAAATTAGTGCTGTATTTACATTCATTTCAAATGAACCTTTGTGAACGTCTGTGTTAATCATTTCAAGTGACAGTGGACCTAATTGGTTCCAAAATGTTAAATAGACCTCAGGaggaataccatcccaaccaggGGATTTGCCTTTATACATGTTATCCAATGCCCTTTTGAGTTCAAGGTGAGAGATTCAGGCTCCCAGCAAGCCGTTGAAATGTGGTTGTTTATTTACCTTACTTGAATGcaatgactgtaagtcactctggataacgtgtctgctaaattaccaagatgtaaatgtaaaaatgaacacttgcaaagcacactgggtattatAGAAATGAGCTTCGCTACtaaacaagaccaaatttggtcagtctggaccaaatctgaaccaatcatagacgtccatgtttcacaagtttagaaagcacagtacagcacaatacagtacagtagagcatagTAAAGTATAGTGGAGTACGGTAGATTCCGAACATGTGAAACAGACGTCTACGTTTAGGTCAAATCACGGCCAGATCTGAAGCAATCATATACATCTATGTTTGtggacgttgaaatcaaggccggtccgTACCGGACCAAAAATCTGCATCTGTAGATGTTAAAATCAAAGCTTAGgcggactgaccaaatttcaacaACTTTTTAAAGTCCATGGACGTCCAGCGTCAGTCGCTGCTCAGTGGGCTCTCCATTCATAATTGCCTTTATCTCGCTTTCAGATGAATCGACTTGTGGTTATCATTGCGACTATCCTTGTCCCCACTGGATACAGTGCTGCAGCAGATTGTAAgcgattattttattattttgttggcCTGTGACTGTCTTCTGCTATACATTTTGTGACTCTTTGCATAACTTTTCCCCTTTTCAATTTGAACAGTGTGGTGTTACCATGATCCTAGTTGTAGTAAGTATTGATTTTTAACCCCATGGTTACAGTGTACACTGAGTattccaaacattaggaacaccttcttaatattgagttgcaccccctttttgcCATCAGGACAGCCTCCATTCATCGGGGAATGTactttacaaggtgtcgaaagcattccacagggatgctggcccatgttgactaagttgagtcaagttggctggatgtcctttgggtggtggaccattctcgatacacatggaaaactgttgagcatgaaaagcaAAGcggctttgcagttcttgacacaagccggtgcgcctgtcacctactacaataccctgtttgaaggcacttcaatcttttgtcttgccaattcacccgCTGAATGACACATACACAATCTCAATTGTCACATGGCATAATaaaccttctttaacctgtctcttccccccatctacactgattgaagtgaatttaacaagtgctATCAataagctttcacctggattcacctggtcagtctttgtcatggaaagagcaggtgtaaatgttttgtatactcagtgtaattTTTATTCACAAATTGTACATGAAGCATTTGCTTTGAAGTGATTGTGATAGTTGTGGATAATAGACTATAGAATTTATGTATTAGCATATTATATGACACTTATAAAACGATGGTATATTGAAACCATTGTATGATTGATTCCATGTTAAGATGACACTACTTGGCCCACCATTGCCAGTGAACATTGCAACGGATCCCATCAGTCTCCCATCAACATCCTCTCCGCATCGGCAGTGGGCGACGCAAACCTGACTAAATTCAACTTCACCAAATACGGAGACAACTCTGCAATGAAGAATATCAAGAACACTGGCGAAACTGGTGAGGAGATTGGATGGATGCCTTGCCTTCTCAAtccatcagtggtggaaaaagtacccaattttcatagtTGAGGAAAAgtagataccttaaaagaaaatgacacaagtaaaagtgaaagtcaccgagtaaaatactacttgagtaaaagtctaaaagtatttggttttaaatgtacataagtatcaaaagtaaaagtataaatcatttaaaacgTGAAAACCAGACAACaccattttttaattttttttaatttacggattaCCAGGGGAACAGTAAAACACTCAGACAAAATTcataaacaaaacatttgtgtttagtgagtctgccagatcagaggcagtagggatgaccagggatgttctcttaataAGTGTGAATTAgccaattttcctgtcctgctaagcattcaaaatgtaaagagCACTttagggtgtcagggaaaatgtaaggagtaaaagtacattattttcattaggaatgtattggagtaaaagtaaaaaaaaaatataaatagtgaagttaAATACAGACTTTACAGACCCAAAGAACTACTTAAGCagtacttaaaagtatttttatttaagtactttacaccactgcaaaccagatgggatggcatatcgctgcagaatgccgtggtagccgtgctggttaagtgtgccttaaatcacagacagtgtcaccagcaaagcacccccacaccataacacctcctcctccatgcttcacggtgggaactacacctgaagagatcatctgttcagctactctgtgtctcacaaagacaaggcggttggtaccaaaaatcttacatttggactcatcagaccaaaggacagatttccaccggtccatTGCTCGtggttcttggcccaagcaagtctcttcttattattggtgtcctttagtagggtaTCTTTGCATCaattcaaccataaaggcctgattcacgtagtctcctctgaacaattgatgttgagatgtgtctgttacttgaactctgtgaagtatttatttggactgcaatctgagtctggtaactctaatgaatttatcctctgcagcagaggtaactcggggtcttcctttcctgtggcggtcctcatgagagcgagTTTCAtaatagagcttgatggtttttgcgactgcacttgaagaaaatttcaaaattcttgaaattttccgtattgactgaccttcatgtcttaaagtaaaaatggactgtcatttctctttgattatttgagctgttcttgccataatatggacttcgtatttgaccaaatatggctatcttttGTATTGCACCCCTAACCTGTCACAACCCaaccgattggctcaaatgcattaagaaggaaataaagtccacaaatgaacttttaataaggcacacctgttcattgaaatacattccaggtgacaacctcatgaagctggttgagagaatgccaagagtgtgcaaagctgtcatcaaggcaaagggtggatactttgaagaatctcaaatatgaaatatattgtcAGTGTACAAGGAAGCAGGAGGgtcgaagtcaggcgcaggagacacaagTCCGTGAACACACATAATTTTAATAATTATCCACACGTTGCCAAGAAAAACAGGTAAGGCAGGGCAAGGCAAATCAAATGCCCAAATAAACAGCCTGCACGCAGcttagggacgcagcccaaaaacCGCTGCCACAAAACCCATAGGCAGAGGGAAAAACACCTGTACCTCTGAACAAAACACCTGACAACAAATAATCACGcacacagcacaacacacacagaacgaCTAAATACCCtcccccactaatgaactaataCTAAACAGGTGCCAACTAAACTAGACCATCAGAAAaaaagaggatcggtggcagctagtaggccggcgacaccttccgtcgatgttgtgacatatattttcatttgtttagcccttttttggttactacatgaatgtgttatttcatagttttcatgtctttatattttccatgtcttcactattatccatcaatgtagaaaagagttcaaataaaataaaaactataatgagtaagtgtgttcaaacttttgacttgtactgtatgtacCAAACCAGGAACCTTAATGTTCGAAATGTAACAAATTCTTCTCTTTttgttcctcctctctttctttcagtCAAAGTGACGCTCACTAGTGGCGTCCAGGTTACAGGTGGGGCACTGTCTGAGGCCTATGACAGCCTGCAGTTTCACCTCCACTGGGGGAATGGTACCTCAGTCCCTGGGTCGGAGCACACAGTGGATGGAACACGCTACCCCATGGAGGTATGGAAAGGTTCAACAcaacccaccccaccccaccacccttCATGGATTGGAGCAAGCATGGATGGAGGGAGTTTCCACCCTATTACAAACACTAGTCCATtacatttgtttgtttatttgaatcaccattagcttttgcagaagcagcagctactcttcctgtggtccttTTAAATTCATGAGGGGAAATGTATGAGTGCACTTCGGGAGAAAAGTAGAGAATCTGAATGTAGCCCATGTTACATGTGGTGAATTTTTATACTGATGCAAATATACCGTACTGCAATGGATCAATGTCAAGGTCTTAGTGACCTTTGAACAGCTGTATATATGGCAGATTGTAGTCTACCTTTTTAAATATATTATTCCAACGTTTGAATTTCTCAATGCATTCAGATAACTTTTTATATCAACTGTTATGCTTCACCTTTCAGTTACACATTCTAAACTGCAAGTCTTCGCTCAATGGTAACATGACTGCGGCCATTGCAGACAGCACGGGACTCGCTGCTCTTGGATTCTTCATAGAGGTGAGAGAATGCTTTAACTTTCTTGGAAATGGCATTAATGTTTCCACAGTAGATTCGGCATTTCAATGTTTTATTGCTGTTTATTCAAATAGGCAATGACAGGTAATGCGACTGGTTCCCCACCAGCCTGGAATACTCTGACATCCTACTTGGCCAACATCACActaaaaggtgagaggagagatttGACTGGTTCTGATTTGATCATGAACTACTTTCTCATAATAAAGTTTGTAATGATTTTTTCTCTTTGAATTCAAAATGAGTAATTTTCTTGTTCAATTTCAGTAGCATATGATTTTAGTATatgttttttctttctctcttcctcaagATGATATTGTAAACATTACTCATGCTATTTCATTGGATGAGCTCCTGGAAGGGGTGGACCGTACCAAATACTACCGTTACCTTGGCTCCCTGACCACTCCAAATTGCAGTGAGGCTGTGGTTTGGACCGTATTCAAGGACCCTATCAAAGTCAGCCAGGACTTGGTGAGTTTGTGCAACAATTGTACCATAAACTGAACACCGTGGACTATAATCCCATATCGGTAACACTTTAAAATAAGGTTCCATTTGTAAAGAATTTATAAAGGGGTTATAATTACATTATTAACAATTATTGAATAATTTGTAAATGCATTATAAACCAATAAAAATTCATATTGAATTGGTCAAAATAGTGCAATAACTGGTCAGTGTTTGCAAAATATTGAGCCAGTATTTACATCCAGTTATTAAACATTATTACATGCACTTAGAAAATGCTTATAAGATTAACCCTTATGTGTCATCATCCAACCTAATTTTCAAAAATTGCACAGTTGAACAGTGATTTTCTCACTTTTGGGTGTGATGCATCGGTGCTCTGTCCAAGGAACATAAGCAGTTGCTTTTAATGATGTGTCTTGACGCCAAGGTTCCCTCGGGGACTGCTGCccagaagaaatatcagcacgtgcagagaagcacgagattgaacttcactcaactttctagagttttccccttAAGTTAACACTaacaacgtttccctttactgtgggaattgtgatagaatcaacgcaatattaaccacttcaatgcaacataccaaaacataacgaactatgcaagacttaacttctttgggatagggggcagtattttcacggccggacaaaaaacgtacccgatttaatctggttactactcctgcccagtaactagaatatgcatataattgtttgatttggatagaaaacaccctaaagtttctaaaactgtttgaatggtgtctgtgagtataacagaactcatttggcaggccaaaacctgagaagattgcaaacaatctctaaccaaaacaggggatttctggcataacgtgacattttctaacgctcccataggctctcagaaggcgccagaacgatgaatggtgactttgcaggccatggctgaaaaacagtagcgcatttggatagtggtcgatctgaggacaatgagactgaggcgcgtgctcGAGccgacatgtttttattttttggtatttgaacgaaaacagggtttcccggtctgaatattatcacttttttatgagaaaaatcgcataaaaattgattttaaacagcgtttgacatgcttcgaagtacggtaatggaatattttgaatttttttgtcacgaaacgcatcacccttctttacccttctgatagtgtcttgaacgcacgaacaaaacgccgctatttggatataactatggattatttggaaccaaaccaacatttgttattgaagtagaagtcctgggagtgcattctgacgaagaacagcaaaggtaatccaatttttcttatagtaaatctgactttggttagggctaaacttggtgggtgtctaaatagctagcccgtgatggcgagctatctactcagaatattgcaaaatgtgctttcaccgaaaagctattttgaaatcggacatagcgattgcataaaggagttctgtatctataattcttaaaataattgttatgttttttgtgaacgtaaatcgtgagtaatttagtaaattcaccggaagtttcggtgggaatgctagtcgaatgctagtcacatgcaaatgtaaaaagctggtttttgatataaatatgaagttgattgaaaaaaacatccatgtattgtataacataatgtcctaggagagtcgtctgattaagatcatcaaaggttagtgctgcatttagctgtggttttggtttttgtgacattatatgctagcttgaaaaatgggtgtctgattatttctggctgggtactctgctgacataatctaatgttttgctttcgttgtaaagactttttgaaatcggacagtgtggttagattaacgagagtcttgtctttaaaatggtgtaaaatagtcatatgtttgagaaattgaagtaatagcatttctaaggtatttgaatatcgcgccacgggattgcactggctgttgagtaggtgggacgcaagcgagGTTAATATGGAAAATAAACTATGCaaaagattttgttgtaggcagaaggcatcggagtaggattctattgcattgacaggcatgaCTCAGGCCCATACTCTGGTCTACACAGTCTGGTGCGCCATAACCAACcaaagctgcagtaggcctacatgAAAATAGACCaatgccatatatggatctgtgccatttactttgaacgggactgtttttacagcatgagcggttgtGAGtcatgtgcttgttttgagatcaaagtgatAGCAACATGTCGCGACCTGTGCACATTTGCACATTTGTTAATGTCCtttgttagtgagtgagttattAGCCTATTTATAGATAGTTTGTATtcagcaatgggggagtgattgcttcctacaagagcacaaatgtgtgcatttctagacatcttaagaagaaatatgtggagtggttgaaaaatgtgttttaatgactccaacctaagtgtatgtgaacttctgactgtACACACATTTCAGGAATTTGTCTGGTTTTAATCTAACTTTTAACCAAATTGCAATTACATACATCAAAGTTTTTTTGgggtgatttatttatttacttggaGAGCAATTTGCATCAAAGTTTAGTTGATTTCACGTTACTTggcatctcaaataaaactagatgttgaactgacatttgtgcccagtgggtaaagCCATTGGGCCAGCCTGATGTCACACTTATGTCTATGAGCCAATCTGTAATTAATTAACCTTCTCCCCTCAGATTGATCTCTTCAGCACAACATTGCACATTGACCACAACTCCACCTCTGCCTTGATGACCAACGTCTTCAGGAACATCAGGCCTGTCAACGGCCGGATGGTGACGACCCAGGGCAGCCCAACCCCAGCCCCGCCATTGTCGGGAGCCTCCACAAAGTGCTCCTCTCTGCGCCTTATGGCCCTGGCCTGGATGCTGCTGAGGGTTTAGTGTCAGCAAGTAATGCCTCACCTGAAGTGCATTCCATGTCTCCATTAACCCTAAAGCTAAATACTGTACATTGATTACCAACACgagtcattttgaccccatgGGGAAACTATAGAAAAAAACAACAATCATAGCAAAATATAAACTTATTTCGTATCAAAACATCATTATTTAGACGTGTAATTAATGTtacctgaaataaaataaaatgaccaAAACAGAATTACAGTTAATTTGCATATACTGCCAAactaatatacagtgcctttggaaagtgttCAGAAATACTTGACTTGTTCCTcatgttgttacagccttattctaacattgattacattgttttttcccctcatcaatctacacataatacccaataatgacatagcaaaaatagatttttagaaatgtttgctaatatattacaaataaaaatctgaaatatcacatttacataagtattcagactctttactcagtactttgttgaatcacctttggcagcgataacagaattgagtcgtcttgggtatgacgctacaagcttggcacacctgtatttggggagttcctccaattcttctctgcagatcctctcaagctctgtcaggttggatggggagagttgctgcacagcaattttcagaactctccagagatgtttgattgtgtTCACGTCCGggcttgctgggccactcaaggacattcagatacttgtctcaaagccactcctgcgttgtcttggctgtgtgcttagggttgtggccctgttggaaggtgaagcttcAG
Above is a window of Salmo salar chromosome ssa03, Ssal_v3.1, whole genome shotgun sequence DNA encoding:
- the LOC123741908 gene encoding carbonic anhydrase 4, with the translated sequence MNRLVVIIATILVPTGYSAAADLWCYHDPSCNDTTWPTIASEHCNGSHQSPINILSASAVGDANLTKFNFTKYGDNSAMKNIKNTGETVKVTLTSGVQVTGGALSEAYDSLQFHLHWGNGTSVPGSEHTVDGTRYPMELHILNCKSSLNGNMTAAIADSTGLAALGFFIEAMTGNATGSPPAWNTLTSYLANITLKDDIVNITHAISLDELLEGVDRTKYYRYLGSLTTPNCSEAVVWTVFKDPIKVSQDLIDLFSTTLHIDHNSTSALMTNVFRNIRPVNGRMVTTQGSPTPAPPLSGASTKCSSLRLMALAWMLLRV